The following nucleotide sequence is from Melioribacteraceae bacterium.
TTAAGTATAAAATTTGACTGATTGCACCGTTTCTTGCACCAAGAAATGCGCCTGATAAAATTACTAACATAGTTTGCAATGTAAATGGAACCGGTTTTATTGGAATGCTGACTTGTGCAGCAAAAACGGTCAATATTGAAAAACTTACTATCCAGAATAATTGAGTAGTTGTAACTTTACTCAATAATTCTACAAACACATTCGGCTTAATTTTCTCTTTTACTAACATTTCTACCCCTAACTAATTTAAGTGCTTTTTGAAGAATTTATTTGTTTCGTTTAATACTTTTTCAAACTTATCGTTACTTCCGGAAAAAGGATGCTGAATATTAAATGTGTGTCCGGCATTATGAACTACAAATATTTCGGTATTATTTTTATCAGACCAATTATACAGTAAATTTCCTTCATCTATAGGTACTGCCAAATCTTGATCACCATGCGCAATGAACAAAGGTTTCTTTAATTTTTTAACTGCGTTCTCAATATTTAATTTGTCATTTTGATTTTGTTCAATATCTATCAGAAAGGTTAAGTTCATTCTCATCATCTGATTGGTTCTGGAATTTAACACTTCAAAATAACCTTTTTCCTTCCAATCCTTTTTTTGACGATCTGAATATCGATCTAATTTAGCAATTGCAGACCAAGTAGAAACCGCATTAACATTTTCGTTTTGAGAGGAAGTTAAAATTGATATTGCGCCACCCCTGCTATGTCCTAATAATCCAATTCTTTTAGAAGAAATATTTTCAGTGAAAAAACCATCACGGTAAGAACGAATAATTAAATTCAATTCATCGATTTCCCTTGAAAATGTATTCTGTGCAAATTTTTCAAGTTCATCAAATTCTGTTAAACTTTCACCCACACCATTCAGCGAAAAATTAAATGTAATAACAAAAAAACCTTTCTCCGCAAAAAAGTTTGATAAATATGGTCCAAATCCCCAATCTTTAAAACCTTTAAATCCATGTACAAAAATTATACACGGATTTTCACTTTTACCAAATGTCCTAATGCGAATCTTTTCATTGTCATTTGTTTCTAGCACATAATCTTTGCTCATAGACTTAAATATGCCTATTAGACGCTGAAAAGTCAAGATTTTATATTAAAATAAAAATAATGTCTTTGGATCGATTAAATTTATTTTTTACCTCTTAAATGCTTATTTTTTGAAAGATTTTAACAATGGAGAAATTAATGAATTATTCCTTTTCTGAAGATCACGAAATTCTAAGAAAAATGGTTCGTGATTTTACAAATGCAGAAATTCGTCCAATTGCTGCAAAAATTGATCAAAATGAAGAAATTCCTAAAGAATTAATAAAAAAACTAGGTGAAGTTGGAATCCTTGGCACTCCGTTTCCTGAAGAATATGGTGGTGGAGGTTTTGGCGAAATTGGATATTGCATAGCTCAAGAAGAAGTAACCCGAGCTTGCGGATCAACTGCGGCTTTTATCGGCGCTCATATTTCTATTGGTACAAATGCAATATTTATCGGAGGATCGGAAGAATTAAAGCAAAAATATCTCCCCTCTTTGTGTAGCGGTAAAAAAATTGCGGCATTTGCATTAACAGAATCTGAAGCGGGTTCTGATGCTATTAATCTTAAGACTTCTGCAAAAAAAGTTGGTGATAAATGGATTTTAAATGGTGAAAAAGTTTGGATAACTAATGGTGCGATTGCCGATGTTTTTTCGGTTTTTGCAAAAACGGAAAAAGGTATAACCGGATTTGTGGTCGAGAAAAGTTTCCCCGGTGTCTCAATTGGACCTAATGAAAAGAAGCTTGGTATAAAAGGAAGCACAACAAACACTATAAGTTTTGAAAATGTGGAAATTCCTTCTGAAAATATGATTGGAACTGAGGGACGTGGATTTTTAATTGCGATGAAAACGCTTGATGCGGGCAGACTTGGTATTGGTGCTTGCTCTGTTGGTGCTGCAAAAGAAATGTTGGAACTTGCAGTTAGTTACGCTACACAAAGGAAACAATTTGGACAAGAGATTGCAAAATTCCAAGCAATACAATTTATGATTTCTGATATGACAACAAAAATTTACGCTATGGAAAGTATGTTATTGAGATGTGCTGCAAAATATGAAAGGGATCAAGATATCTCTCAAGAAGCAGCGATCGTAAAATTATTCTGCTCAGAAAATGTCTCAGAGGTCGCAG
It contains:
- a CDS encoding dienelactone hydrolase family protein, translated to MSKDYVLETNDNEKIRIRTFGKSENPCIIFVHGFKGFKDWGFGPYLSNFFAEKGFFVITFNFSLNGVGESLTEFDELEKFAQNTFSREIDELNLIIRSYRDGFFTENISSKRIGLLGHSRGGAISILTSSQNENVNAVSTWSAIAKLDRYSDRQKKDWKEKGYFEVLNSRTNQMMRMNLTFLIDIEQNQNDKLNIENAVKKLKKPLFIAHGDQDLAVPIDEGNLLYNWSDKNNTEIFVVHNAGHTFNIQHPFSGSNDKFEKVLNETNKFFKKHLN
- a CDS encoding acyl-CoA dehydrogenase family protein yields the protein MNYSFSEDHEILRKMVRDFTNAEIRPIAAKIDQNEEIPKELIKKLGEVGILGTPFPEEYGGGGFGEIGYCIAQEEVTRACGSTAAFIGAHISIGTNAIFIGGSEELKQKYLPSLCSGKKIAAFALTESEAGSDAINLKTSAKKVGDKWILNGEKVWITNGAIADVFSVFAKTEKGITGFVVEKSFPGVSIGPNEKKLGIKGSTTNTISFENVEIPSENMIGTEGRGFLIAMKTLDAGRLGIGACSVGAAKEMLELAVSYATQRKQFGQEIAKFQAIQFMISDMTTKIYAMESMLLRCAAKYERDQDISQEAAIVKLFCSENVSEVADMALQIHGGMGFSREIPIERYYRDARILRIFEGTSEIQKLIISRKSIKSGGKWKI